From Mya arenaria isolate MELC-2E11 chromosome 12, ASM2691426v1, the proteins below share one genomic window:
- the LOC128210709 gene encoding uncharacterized protein LOC128210709 produces MANHFLGEYPKPSCQLFKPYKFGSEGGVQVERILTYFASSHVKSGLTPASSLWTERQETSPCAAALDRKLFSISNQCSVVLESPGTLANLTGNKCTMFEVFYQCSYNYIPSSLRYTECERQHTELRKVAYNNVANVASNVNNVPLLSDFTDCVDRPVMTPGDVCNSPDKLLAIVDTRCYRKFRLLTDSNVCQILSEFVYECSPLVLGQLGITCADDSVMHALTTLSDVIKQAYYLDVGKLQAENEGKCIDKSRLQQAGTL; encoded by the exons ATGGCTAATCATTTCTTAGGGGAGTACCCCAAACCCTCTTGCCAACtttttaaaccatataaatttggttctgagggaggggtgcaAGTCGAAAGGATACTCACCTACTTTGCCTCCTCTCACGTCAAATCTGGACTCACCCCCGCATCGT CCCTGTGGACGGAGCGACAGGAGACATCTCCGTGCGCAGCGGCGCTCGACCGGAAGTTGTTCTCCATCAGCAACCAGTGCTCGGTGGTCCTCGAGTCTCCCGGCACCCTTGCCAATTTAACCGGAAATAAGTGCAC catgtttgaAGTGTTTTACCAGTGCAGCTATAACTATATACCATCAAGTTTGCGGTATACTGAGTGTGAACGTCAACACACGGAATTACGTAAAGTAGCGTACAATAACGTCGCGAACGTGGCGAGCAACGTCAACAACGTCCCCTTACTGTCAGACTTCACAGACTGCGTGG ATCGGCCGGTGATGACTCCTGGTGACGTTTGTAACAGCCCCGATAAGCTGCTGGCTATCGTGGACACGCGCTGCTACCGGAAGTTCCGTCTCCTTACTGATTCCAACGTCTGTCA aaTTCTCAGTGAGTTTGTATACGAGTGCAGTCCGTTGGTTCTCGGCCAGCTAGGAATTACATGCGCAGACGACAGTGTTATGCACGCACTGACAACGCTCTCTGACGTCATCAAACAAGCATACTACTTGGATGTTGGAAAGTTGCAAGCAGAGAACGAAGGGAAATGTATAG atAAATCACGATTGCAGCAGGCAGGAACGTTGTGA